GCCGGCGCCGACGGACCCTGCCGGACCGCCGGACCGCCCGGACCCCGCACGACCCGCACGACCGTACGCCCCCGAGGAGCACCTACCGCGATGACCGCGCCGCACACCACCGGGGGCCTGCCCGGCTACGCCGAGCACTTCGAGGAGCCCGAGGGGTACCTGGACTTCGCCCGCTACGGCCCGCCCTCCCGGGAGGTGCTGGCGGCGGTCGGGGACGCGCTGGCCGCCTCGGCCCGCGCCGGGCGGGGGACGGTGGACACCCTGATGGACGCCGAGGTGCGCGCCCGGCAGGCCGCCGCCCGGCTGGCCGGTACCGGCGAGGAGCACACCGTGCTGCTGCCCAACGCCTCCACCGGGCTCTTCCACGCCGCCCTCGGGCTGCCCGGTGGCACGGTGCTGGCGCCCGAGGCCGACTTCCCCGCCAACCACTACCCGTGGCGGCGCGCCGAGCAGCTGGGCCGGGCCCGGCCGCGCTGGCTGCGCACCGACCCGGCGGGTCGGGCCACTCCGGACGTCGTCCGGGCCGCGCTCGCCGACGCCCCCGACGACGTGGTGGCCCTGTCGGTCAGCGCCGTGGACTTCCGCAGCGGCTACCGGGCGGACCTGGCGGCGCTGCGGGAGGTGATCGGCCCGGACCGGCTGCTGGTGGTGGACGCGATCCAGGGCTTCGGCGTCGTCGACATGCCCTGGCAGGCGGCGGACGTGGTGGTCACCGGCGGCCAGAAGTGGCTGCGGGCCAGCTGGTCGACGGGGTTCGCGGTGCTCTCCGACCGGGCCCTGGAGCGGCTCGAACCGGTGCTGACCGGGTGGACGGGCGTCACCGACGTGGGCCTCTTCGACGACCAGGAGCACCCGCCGGCCGAGGGCGCCGGACGCTGGAGCATCACCAACCTCA
This portion of the Actinacidiphila yeochonensis CN732 genome encodes:
- a CDS encoding aminotransferase class V-fold PLP-dependent enzyme, which codes for MTAPHTTGGLPGYAEHFEEPEGYLDFARYGPPSREVLAAVGDALAASARAGRGTVDTLMDAEVRARQAAARLAGTGEEHTVLLPNASTGLFHAALGLPGGTVLAPEADFPANHYPWRRAEQLGRARPRWLRTDPAGRATPDVVRAALADAPDDVVALSVSAVDFRSGYRADLAALREVIGPDRLLVVDAIQGFGVVDMPWQAADVVVTGGQKWLRASWSTGFAVLSDRALERLEPVLTGWTGVTDVGLFDDQEHPPAEGAGRWSITNLSPVAAAGLEAALALLERVGVAAVEQHVELRVDQLIDTVRSYGGEVLSPSEPARRAGIVSFRMPGTDAADVGAALHRHGVTPTVRADSVRLSAHASTPLAAVDRVQQALASLR